A window of Miscanthus floridulus cultivar M001 chromosome 12, ASM1932011v1, whole genome shotgun sequence genomic DNA:
CCGGGACGGCAAGTGCGACGTCGCCAAGAGGAGCCGCCACGTCGTGTCCATCGACGGCTTCAAGGACGTGCCCCGCAACGACGAGAAGTCGCTGCAGAAGGCTGTCGCGCACCAGCCCGTCGCCGTCTCCATGGAGGCCGGCGGCCGCGAGTTCCAGCTCTACGAGTCGGTAAGTCAACTAGCTACTGCTGTGCCCTAGGTCAAcgtctttctttttcttccaaACACTGACGACGGCGCAACAACCATGGCTGGCATGCAGGGCGTGTTCACCGGCAGGTGCGGCACGTCGCTCGACCACGGCGTAGTGGCGGTGGGGTACGGCACGGAAGAGGACGGCGGGCGGGACTACTGGCTGGTGCGCAACTCGTGGGGCGCCGACTGGGGCGAGGGCGGCTACATCCGGATGGAGCGCAACGTGCGCTCGCGCGCTGGCAAGTGCGGCATCGCCATGGAGGCGTCCTACCCCGTGAAGAGCGGGACGAACCCGGACCCGTCCCcctcgccgccgacgccgccgtcCCCGGTGGCCTGCGACCGCCACAGCTCCTGCCCGGCGGGGAACACCTGCTGCTGCACGTACGGCGTCCGGAACGTCTGCTTCGTCTGGGGCTGCTGCGCCGCCGACGGTGCCACCTGCTGCAAGGACCGCGCCACCTGCTGCCCCGCCGATCACCCCGTCTGCGACGCCAGGACCCGCACCTGCGCCAAGAGCAGGGGCAGCACGGACACCGTGGAGGCCATGATCCGGTTCCCGGCCACGCGACACGCCGGATCGCTCATCGCAGAAGAGCTAGTTGATTCTGTTTTCGCGATTTAGTTTAGCCGTTGCTTACACGTTTTTTTTATAAATAGGTAGCGTAAACATGCGTTGATAACtaataatttatactaaaaacatataAATCGTACGATAAAAtaataatactgttaaattaaatatcaacgttaaaatgatatttaattcaaaaaaaaCAAAGTTTATAAATTTAGCACAATCACGGAATGtgcggcgtcgtaggctcacaaactctagagcttccagagattgggtcACATCCAAACTAGATCCTCAGAACCCtacatcttttcctggacgggcttcactttggatgcgccggtagcaatatcaacgatcttcagtcgatggaccaagtcgtatggaccCCATACgatggctcagacatgtagattttgttcttcttgtacttaaatacacttgttccactgaaacTTTTCATTAAAATAtttagacacgaacagtgtctgatcaccgatgtccctcaccctgaACCACTCCGGCGTACGATCGTGAAGGTTGCACTTATAGATCGCGCTGTTGTAGGTGAAGCTATGTGTCTCGTGGAacatgctcaccatggcacccacaatgtgcagctcaccgtttgatttCAGGTAGCTACGGTGGCAGAGCCCTgcaggtggcgacagcgatggcagcagcgtcgcggttggagtagcgccggcggcgttccgcgttgctgctgcagacgaagatttctccagtgcagtcgatcgccaaaAACTTGTCTTGGTAGTGGATGATGGATCCCACGaagaactccagtttggtgtcgagcagcgtccatgcgctgtcgactccaaccaggcagaacgcgacctccatggagcacccaagcatggccatagCCACACACTCGTGGCCGCGCGGCGtcaggcggcgccgagagcacgatctcacggaagaacacgtccatcatgtcttctagcttgatggctctgcttgcggcatccgcgtccccgtagccgttggtgggatgaAGGACCTACCGACTGTAGACCCTAGACACGCGTTTCGATGAGGACATCGCCGCGACGTGTTCGCCTGCTGGTgggagctcaacgcggggggcaCAGGCACCGGCGGATAGATTCAGCAGCATCACGTACGTCGCCTCATCCATaagcgccagccacccacacgaggagccgcacGTCACCTTGTCGCGCACGTCAGGCgacgtcttggacaagaccttcttctctgAAACACAGTAGAAGCCGATGCGGTCTGAGTTAGAGTCGAACTggagcagcaggagcggcccgaaggtcgCGAACGGGACGGCGACGcaccatggggagcaagcggatcggaaggacgccACGTCATGGCCTGACGCGAGACGCTGTCCAATGGACTCAAGGAGATCCTCTGACAGGTCGGATCTCCAGTCAGGAAGAGTTAGGGACCTTCTCTTGGAATTGGGAGGCTGAACCATGGAAGatagatgacatcaactatggtttaAGCAAGAAACAGCAAGGgtgatggaacatataagcatgaaaccaaatgaaagatccttttttgcaaatgcaaagaggtggaagtaattaaatgtaggcagatttggcaaggttctcagaaatgcaaagatgttccttttgtcttaattttcttttcttctgtgttaattctctttccttttgctcgttgccatgtattctggtgcatgcaaacatgcaatgtgtatatggatagcacaataattttctactttctattttgtcgtgattcctctatcacatgacagacaatattcaatcaaggagaatggcacATTTCCTATTTTAGCCATATCAaaaagatgtcgtgggatcgtatgcgtgggcagacggacaaactaaaacaaatatcgtaccaaaaaatatccacactttgttctttgagagaattatttatttggcactaaaacaaaccagtgtttcgtatttggcactcaaaaatttgaactttcttatctggtatcaagttgaaatttcctttcgtaaatggcactgccgtccatttaggGCAGTAATGGTGTCAAGTGACCGGCAAAAAGACATAAATACCCTTGTTTACAGCAGAAACCCACGATGCTAAATAGAGAAGTTCAAGTATTTTGTACGGTGCCAAATAGAGAAGTAAGTATTTTCGTATGGACGATATTGGCCTCAACTACTTCCCTCATCCTAGTCACTGACGTGTAGGCTCCACGCGTGCTCATCATCAACAGCAGCCTCTTCAACCCGACGCCGTCGCTGGCGTCCATGGTGGTGCACCGCAACAAGATGCGGGAGGACGTCAAGTCGTTCAACCTTGGCGGCATGGGGTGCAGCGCGGGGCTCATCATCGTGGACCTCGCCAGGGACATGCTGCAGGCGAACCCCGGGGTGCTACGCCGTCATGGTGAGCACCGAGAACATCACGCTCAACTGGTACTTCGGCAACGACCGCTCCATGCTGCTATCCAACTGCATCTTCCGCATGGGCGGCGCCGTCGCGCTGCTGTCCAACCGTCACGCCGACGCCGGGCGCCCCAAGTACCGGCTGCTGCACACGGTGCGCACCCACAAAGGCGTCGTGGACGAGTGCTACGGCTACGTGTACCAGCGCGAGGACGACACAGGCCGCGTCGGTGTGTCGCTGGCGCGCGAGCTCATGGTCGTCGCCGGGGACGCACTCAAGACGAACATCACCACCCTAGGCCTGCTGGTGCTCCCGCTGTCAAAGCAGCTCAAGTTCCTCAGGTCCCTCGTGCTCCGTCGCATCCTCCGCTCCCGCAGCGTCCGTACGTACATCCCGGACTTGCCGACGACCAGGAACAGCAGGCTCCCCAGTAGCTGAGGCACCTACACGCTCGACTGCCATGGCCGAGAAGGTAGCCGCGCCATGGCTAGCGAGCACGTGTGAGCAGGCCGCCACGCTGCTGCCGGGCAAGCGCGTGAGCGAGCTGCCGAGCTGCCGCCGGTCTCGCGCTTAAGGGCCAGGACGGCCTTGCCGGCAACCGGAGCTGGCGCAGGCGGCGGCTATGTCCAGGCAACACACGCCTCCGTCGTCGATTCGCTCATCCTCCGTGTGTTGCCTAGACACGCGCCTACGCACCCAAACCCACACCCTTGGCCGCACAGCAGCCTACCGAGATACCGCCGGTGCTACCGTGCTGCTCTCCCTCTCGCTCGCGGTTATACCTTTGCTCGTCGAGTTCTCCTAATCCAAAAGCAACGGCGGCACCACCAGCAGGTTTCCCTTCCCTCATTCCGGTACTTACGCCACCCACCATCCACCTAGCAGCTCAAGAGGGCGACGCATAGGCGCACAACGGAGTGGGCATCGATCTGGGCGGTGCTTCAGCGTGGAGGTGGGCCCATCTCTTTGATGACCGGTGATTTCGCCCACACAGCCTTCACCGGCACACAGGGCGAAGCAGCGCCAAGAAGTTGGGGTTGGGCACTTAGAACCAATTACATTAGATTACTAATGGGTAGCCCACTCCACTGAATTGGTTTTTTTGCTCCTAATGAAGACATCTATGTCTATATGCTCAAGATTGATAACGTGACGTGTCTGATTAGATTTCTAAATATTTTGTGCTATCGCATTCTGACAAGTTTTTTTAGGGTCCAGTAGTTCCTGTTGTCATTTAGTTTGTGTTGTCTTGCGATTGTCAGAATGTCTCTATCTCATTCTTTGTATATGGTGACGATCCTGATCGATGATTATATAATAGAATGATGATGATCCTGATGACCATATATGTCAATGTCTGTATGTGCTCAAGATCAATGCATATAACAGAATGTCTGTATGTGCTCAAGATCGATGCATATAACAGAATGATGGCATCGTCGCGGCGGTTGGACAGTAGCACGGCGGCGCCGCCCATGCGGAAGATGCAGTTGGACAGTAGCATGGAGCGGTCGTTGCCGAAGTACCAGTTGAGCGTGATGTTCTCGGTGCTCACCACGACGACGTAGCACCCCGGGGTTCgcctgcagcatctcaatccgcTAATTAGTTGATGGGTACACACGTACGGAAACTGCTGGTGGCTGCAGTTGACGATGAGCTCGTGTGGGGCCTACACGTCAGTGACTAGGATGAGGGAAGTAGTTGAGGCCAATATCGTccatacgaaaatacttgaactttcctatttggcaccatacgaaaatacttgaacttcccTATTTGGCACCGTGGGTTTCTGCTGTAAACAAGGGTATTTATGTCTTTTTGCCGgtcacttgacaccgttactgccctaaatggacggcagtgccatttacgaaagaaaatttcaacttgatgccagataagaaagttcaaattttcgagtgccaaatacgaaacactggtttgtttcagtgccaaataaataattctctcttgttgtttttagttgtaggagatatatAAAATATATACTCTAGGATTTTTTGTACTACTTATTAAGCACTTGTACAATGTTTTGGATTTTCTAGATTAATAagttttgttatgcacttagatatatactatgtctagatacatagtaaaaataatatatctagaaaagccaaaacgtctagTAATTTTGAATGATTTACTACTATACGTTGCAGTATTTTTCATGTTTGGATATGGCTCCAAACAATGCTAATCCCTCCTGCATTTTAAATAGGTATATTACAGTACTCTTACTTACCATTtctttgtattttttttaaaaattgtgCACCACAATTGTGTCAGCCGTGGCAACCGGTGAGATGTTTTTGTACGCATCACAAAGTCTGTGCCTATCATCTACGAGACTGCAACGCAGATGCCTCGTGAGCCAATTGTATTCCTTTGCTTTGGCACACATCCACATGAACACAATAGCAGAAGTGACCATCAAGGGGCCCACAAGTCCATGAGCCCGAGTCACATATCGCttgttcaagaaggaggatgatcacaagatggaggcacatgagtgtgttgagcataacctcaatttggtgattgtggaagattgctccacctcatggtcaagtgatgttgatgatgatagatcaactacaagttcacttgacaaggttgatgatgataccacaagtgttgcacaaGAAGATTCTACCTccagcacacttggtggtgatcttgatgatgatggttcatgcatgggccatgattgtgatgctactataAGCTcttctacatcaccacattgcttcatgtcacaaggtgacaccaagataTCAAacgataatgtggttgatcatgttgattcatatgatgagcttgtgagtagacttgctagcatgaccatatctttagaaaatgagaaagctaaaacaatcaaattggaaaataaaaactcatttctaaagaactcttgtaaagaacataagaaattactcgatgcttttaaatcttcacatgataagctaaaattgaatcatgaaacactacttgcatctcatgataaattattagaacaatatgtttctctcattaaagtgtttacaaagaaactttaaaataataagagctcatcacatggatcaaatgataaattgcaaaatgttgctaacccttgtgatgtaggcaagaagcatgtatccacctcttgtaatgatttattagatatgtcatgctcttcacatatagatgtttgttctactt
This region includes:
- the LOC136496235 gene encoding cysteine protease 1-like encodes the protein MYDQWMAWHGKAASNVLGEHDRRFRAFWDNLRFVHAHNARAGARGYRLGMNRFADLTNAEFRAAYLSAGARNATAAAAAAATTGERYRYDGVEALPESVDWRQKGAVAPVKNQGQCGSCWAFSAVGAVEGINQIVTGELVTLSEQELVDCSKNGQNGGCNGGMMDDAFAFIVGNGGIDTDKDYPYTARDGKCDVAKRSRHVVSIDGFKDVPRNDEKSLQKAVAHQPVAVSMEAGGREFQLYESGVFTGRCGTSLDHGVVAVGYGTEEDGGRDYWLVRNSWGADWGEGGYIRMERNVRSRAGKCGIAMEASYPVKSGTNPDPSPSPPTPPSPVACDRHSSCPAGNTCCCTYGVRNVCFVWGCCAADGATCCKDRATCCPADHPVCDARTRTCAKSRGSTDTVEAMIRFPATRHAGSLIAEELVDSVFAI